The Rhizobiaceae bacterium genome contains the following window.
TGGAAACGCATCGCATTTACCTGCGAGACGTCAACTGGCTGGGCGACGTCGCGATCGACGGGATACCGCCCGAAGGGATCGAACTATACGCGAAGGTGCGCTCCACCCGCCCTCCACGCCCCGCGCAACTGCATCATGCGAACGGGGCGGTGTGGGTCGATCTTTCGGCCGGCGAGGCAGGCGTCGCGCCCGGCCAGGCCTGCGTGCTCTACAGCGACGACAGCAATGAGGCGCGCGTTTTCGGCGGCGGCTTCATCGAGAGGTCGGAACGCAGCCACGAAGCCGAGACCATGCTGGCGCGCCTTCGCATGACCTCTTTGCAGGGCGCTAACGCGTAAACGCCTACTCGTCAGTCGTGACTTACGGTTCCGGCCGTCAGGATTTTCAGCACATCCACCGCTTCTTCGCCGCTGGTGCGCGGTGCTTCGCGCGTGCGGATGCAGTGGATGAAGTGCTCAAGCTCGCGCGTGAGCGGCATGCCCTGCTCGACGTGGACGTAGGACGGCTCGTTATGTGTGAAGGCCCAGTGGCCGCTGTCCTGCCAGACCGCATGGCGATAGACCGCAAGCTTGCGCTCCCATGGCTCGACATCGTCGAACACGGCCATGGCCTTGTTGCCGACCACGGTCAGCCGCCGCTCACGGTAAGGATTGAGCCGCGAGGTGAAGAGGTGGCTGCGCAACCCGTTGGGGAAGCGCATGTGCAGATGCGCGAAATCGCTGAGATGGTCGAGCAATGCCGCGCCTTCGCCGCGCACTTCGACTGGCGCCTGCCCGGTGATCGCAAGAATCATTGACAGATCGTGCGGCGCGAGGTCCCACAACGCATCGTTTTCCGTATGGAACTTGCCAAGACCCAGCCGGTGCGAATGGATATAGCGCACCTCGCCCAGTTCTCCGGCATCGATCAACGCCTTGAGCTTTTCGAAAGCCGGATGAAAGCGCAGCACATGGCCGACCATCAGGATGCGCTTGTTGGCGTGCGCCGCCGCCACGGCGCGCTCCGCATCGGCCACTGTCAGCGCGATGGGCTTTTCGACCAGCACATCCTTGCCGTTTTCCACCGCCCTGATCGCGGTTTCGGCGTGAAACTGCGGCGGCAGGGCCATGACAATCGCATCGACATCGCTGCGCGTGAAAAGCTCGGCGGGGTCGATTGCCTCGACGTCCTGATCGCTCGCAAAGCCCTCGGCGCGGGCCATGTTCTCATCTGAAACGGCGTGAAGCGCCCCGAGGGACGAAAGGGTGCGAATGTGGTTCGACCCCCAGTAACCACAACCCAGAACAGCAATGCGCGGCTTCATACTTAGGACCAGCAAGAATTTTGCGGAGACATAACGAGGCGTTGCACCGAACTCAAGCTGTCGGGGTCGTCAACTAGACGCAGATGCCAGTCACATTGCGTGAAAATTCGTCGGCCAAGGAACTGCCGCACCGGCGCCACACGTACTAACAGTTCCTTTACAAAGCTTATCAGTTGATTACCAACCACTTAGGCAATTTTTAAAGCTGT
Protein-coding sequences here:
- a CDS encoding Gfo/Idh/MocA family oxidoreductase, which produces MKPRIAVLGCGYWGSNHIRTLSSLGALHAVSDENMARAEGFASDQDVEAIDPAELFTRSDVDAIVMALPPQFHAETAIRAVENGKDVLVEKPIALTVADAERAVAAAHANKRILMVGHVLRFHPAFEKLKALIDAGELGEVRYIHSHRLGLGKFHTENDALWDLAPHDLSMILAITGQAPVEVRGEGAALLDHLSDFAHLHMRFPNGLRSHLFTSRLNPYRERRLTVVGNKAMAVFDDVEPWERKLAVYRHAVWQDSGHWAFTHNEPSYVHVEQGMPLTRELEHFIHCIRTREAPRTSGEEAVDVLKILTAGTVSHD